A single Gopherus flavomarginatus isolate rGopFla2 chromosome 17, rGopFla2.mat.asm, whole genome shotgun sequence DNA region contains:
- the TSC1 gene encoding hamartin isoform X3, which translates to MAQQANIGELFSMLDSSVLLVQEDITAVFKDNLSSDRGPMLVNMLVDYYLENNSQQALQILSTLQEPHDKHLLDKINEYMGKAATRLHTLSLLGHVIRRQPSWKHKLSQAPLLLSLLKCLKTDTDVVVLTTGVLVLITMLPMIPQSGKMYLHDFFGIFGRLSSWCLKNPGHVAEIYLVHLHASVYALFHRLYGMYPCNFVSFLRSHYSMKENLETFEEVVKPMMEHVRIHPELVTGSKDHELDPRRWKRLETHDVVIECAKISLDPKEASYEDSYYSVSQPVSLRLQSRQIDPNASPYIETHINYGTSTSTPYSTPRLTLSQMQGQLPQILSPQSTRLSTEPQQVAIWSPSAVCGMNTPPTSPGIVSSESSQTSSQPYSKYFSTPGGKGTPLGTPATSPPPPCISDDFVHVSLPSAAATPPKKEDKPDPGRPSLSRQQNVINSEKALDAISKEISEITTADAEPVVPRGGFDSPFYRTSESLPASQKKPLSVASSVQGHSLSSEPLASSLDKSGPEGARDTPKQAFTPIDRPCGASDESPAGNRVGQSSMETSILTPSPCKVPAQRRMGFGSGQPPSYEHLFEVALPKTAYLFVSKKTEELLKKVKGNQDEDCTSSTSPMEVLDRLIQQGADAHTKELSKLPLPSKSADWTHFGGSPPSDEIHTLRNQLLLLHNQLLYERFKRQQHALRNRRLLRKVIKATALEEHNAAMKDQLKLQEKDIQSLKLSLQKEQARYHQFQEEHDNIVAQLHSQIRQLQHDREEFYNQSQELQTKLKDCRNMIANLRLELKKANNKVCHTELLLSQVSQKLSNSESVQQQMEFLNRQLLVLGEVNELYLEQLQHKHADTTKEVEMMQAAFRKELEKAKFCVQQQSQRLDASQKRVVELESQLSKKDHLLLEQKKYLEDVKIQARGQLQAVESRYKAQKRITQAFELEILDLYGRWEKDSLSKKLDDEKTEAAEAAEERMDCSSEGFADAVAGYSEEAIGRNGETKPPSTRSSSNSKGGSSSELSTPEKSQNQRMGQFSSRWEASVLLEPSTSVPLTVGSLPSSKSFLGMKVRELFRNKSESQCDEESMTINSLSDTLKSELCKDPSMVEAKAPSSPDNPSPSPMNQDCSVGQLHIMDYNETHHDHS; encoded by the exons ATGGCCCAGCAAGCAAATATTGGTGAGCTCTTCTCTATGTTGGATTCTTCAGTTCTGCTTGTCCAGGAAGATATAACAGCTGTCTTCAAAGATAACCTCAGCTCTG ATCGTGGACCGATGCTTGTGAATATGCTAGTAGATTACTACTTGGAAAACAATTCTCAGCAGGCATTGCAGATCCTGTCCACACTGCAAGAACCTCATGACAAG CACTTACTGGACAAAATTAATGAATATATGGGCAAAGCTGCTACCCGTTTACATACTCTCTCACTATTGGGTCATGTGATAAGACGACAGCCATCTTGGAAACATAAACTTTCTCAAGCACCTCTCCTGCTTTCTTTACTGAAGTGTCTTAAG ACTGACACAGATGTAGTAGTACTCACCACTGGTGTTCTAGTGTTAATAACCATGCTGCCAATGATTCCACAGTCTGGCAAAATGTACCTTCATGATTTCTTTGGTATATTTGGCCGTCTCTCATCCTGGTGCTTGAAGAATCCAG GTCATGTGGCAGAGATCTATCTCGTCCATCTCcatgccagtgtttatgctctcTTTCACCGCCTTTATGGAATGTATCCTTGCAACTTTGTCTCCTTTCTGCGCTCTCACTACAGTATGAAGGAAAACTTGGAGACTTTTGAAGAGGTGGTCAAG CCAATGATGGAACATGTACGAATTCATCCAGAATTAGTGACTGGATCCAAGGACCATGAACTGGACCCACGAAG GTGGAAAAGACTAGAAACTCATGATGTTGTGATAGAATGTGCCAAAATCTCCCTGGACCCAAAAGAAGCCTCATATGAAGACAGCTATTACTCTGTGTCTCAGCCAGTCAGCTTACGCTTGCAGTCTCGTCAAATTGACCCCAATGCCAGTCCTTATATTGAGACACACATCAACTATG gGACTTCCACTTCTACCCCTTATTCCACTCCTAGGCTAACCCTATCACAAATGCAAGGGCAACTACCTCAGATTCTGAGCCCACAATCTACGCGGCTGTCAACTGAGCCACAGCAG GTTGCCATCTGGAGCCCCTCTGCAGTTTGTGGTATGAACACTCCACCAACCTCTCCAGGAATTGTCTCGTCGGAGTCCTCACAAACTTCATCACAGCCTTATAGCAAATATTTTAGCACACCTG GTGGAAAAGGAACCCCTCTAGGAAcacctgccacctcccctcctccaccctgcattTCAGATGACTTTGTGCATGTTTCACTCCCTTCAGCTGCTGCCACACCTCCCAAGAAG GAGGACAAACCGGATCCTGGGAGGCCTTCGCTGTCCCGACAGCAAAATGTCATAAACAGCGAGAAAGCGTTGG aTGCAATATCAAAAGAGATCTCTGAGATCACTACAGCAGATGCTGAGCCCGTGGTGCCTAGAGGAGGATTTGACTCTCCTTTTTACCGCACAAGTGAGAGTTTACCAGCCTCTCAAAAGAAGCCCCTTTCAGTAGCCTCCAGTGTTCAAGGACACAGTCTGAGCTCTGAACCGTTAGCCTCGTCTCTGGACAAATCTGGGCCTGAGGGTGCACGAGACACACCTAAACAAGCATTTACTCCCATTGACAGGCCCTGTGGAGCCTCTGATGAAAGCCCTGCTGGTAACAGGGTAGGCCAATCCTCTATGGAGACTAGTATCCTCACTCCCAGCCCTTGCAAAGTACCAGCACAGAGAAGAATGGGGTTTGGGAGTGGGCAGCCTCCCTCATATGAGCATCTTTTTGAGGTTGCATTACCAAAGACTGCCTACCTCTTTGTTAGCAAGAAGACTGAGGAGCTGCTAAAGAAAGTCAAGGGAAACCAGGATGAAGACTGCACATCCTCCACCTCTCCAATGGAAGTACTGGATAGACTGATACAGCAAGGAGCAGATGCACATACCAAGGAGCTCAGCAA ATTGCCTCTGCCAAGCAAATCTGCTGACTGGACTCACTTTGGAG GTTCTCCCCCTTCAGATGAGATTCACACCCTGCGTAACCAGCTGCTTTTGCTACACAATCAGTTATTGTATGAGCGCTTCAAAAGGCAACAACATGCCCTTCGGAACCGGCGACTCCTGAGGAAAGTGATCAAAGCAACAGCACTGGAGGAACATAATGCTGCCATG AAAGATCAGCTGAAACTACAGGAGAAAGATATCCAGTCCTTGAagcttagtctgcagaaggagCAGGCCAGGTACCACCAGTTTCAGGAAGAGCATGATAATATAGTGGCTCAGCTTCACAGCCAGATCCGACAGCTGCAACATGACAGGGAAGAATTCTACAACCAGAGCCAGGAATTGCAG ACCAAGCTGAAGGACTGTAGGAATATGATTGCAAATTTGAGGTTAGAATTAAAGAAAGCCAACAACAAGGTGTGTCACACAGAGTTACTTCTCAGCCAAGTTTCTCAGAAG ctttccAACAGCGAGTCAGTCCAGCAGCAGATGGAGTTCTTGAATAGGCAACTTCTGGTTCTTGGGGAGGTCAATGAGTTGTACTTGGAACAGCTGCAGCACAAGCATGCAGACACGACAAAG GAAGTGGAAATGATGCAGGCTGCCTTTCGGAAAGAACTGGAGAAAGCAAAATTCTGTGTTCAACAGCAAAGCCAGAGGCTTGATGCCTCCCAGAAGCGGGTAGTTGAACTGGAGTCTCAGCTTTCTAAGAAAGATCACTTGTTACTGGAGCAAAAGAAATATCTGGAGGATGTCAAAATCCAAGCAAG AGGCCAGCTGCAAGCGGTAGAGAGCAGATACAAAGCCCAGAAAAGAATTACACAAGCATTTGAGCTGGAGATTTTAGATCTATATGGCCGATGGGAGAAGGATAGCCTATCGAAAAAACTTGACGATGAAAAAACAGAAGCAGCTGAAGCAGCAGAAGAAAG GATGGATTGTAGTAGTGAAGGTTTTGCAGACGCTGTGGCAGGATACAGTGAAGAAGCAATTGGTAGAAATGGAGAGACCAAACCTCCGAGCACCCGGAGTAGTAGTAACAGTAAAGGCGGCAGCAGCAGTGAGCTATCCACCCCAGAAAAATCCCAGAACCAGAGGATGGGTCAGTTCAGCAGTCGCTGGGAAGCATCCGTGTTGCTGGAGCCTTCCACTAGTGTCCCACTAACTGTAGGCTCactccccagctccaagagctttCTTGGAATGAAGGTGCGTGAATTATTCCGCAACAAGAGCGAGAGCCAGTGTGATGAGGAGAGTATGACCATCAACAGTCTTTCTGACACTCTAAAGAGTGAACTATGTAAAGATCCAAGCATGGTGGAGGCAAAGGCTCCTTCAAGTCCCGAcaaccccagcccctcacccatgAACCAGGATTGCAGTGTTGGACAGCTTCATATCATGGACTACAATGAAACTCATCATGACCACAGTTAA